The Tolypothrix sp. PCC 7712 region ATTGTTTGTAGTCCCCGGCATCAACTAGCCCACGCAGAATGGTAGCTGCTCCCCACAGATAACTTTCTATAGCTTGTTGTGTAATTTGTTCGTTCACTCCAGCCACCCCCCTTCCAGCATTACTTGGTGCAGACGTTCCTCAGCTTCTCGGCATTGTACCAAAGCATCTTTAAAAGATGCGATCGCATCTTCTAAGGGAGGAATATCTGCTCCTATAGGCGGTAAGACATAACGCGAGATATTCAGTGTCCATCCTTCCTTTTCAATTTCCTCCAAGGAAACAACCCGTGCGCGATCCTCAACATCTGTAAATTCTTGATACCAACGCAGAATTTCTGAGGTGTGTTCTGACTCTAAAAAGTTTTGGGCACGTCCTTTACGGAACAGGGTTGAAGCATCGATAATTAATACCTTACCTGCTCGTGCTTTAGCTTTATGCTGACGCAGTACCAAGATACAAGCAGCTAAACCAGTGCCATAAAATAAGTTTGGTGCTAATCCAATCACTGCCTCAATCATGTCCATTTCCAGCAGGGTGCGTCTAATTTGCCCTTCTACCCCACCACGAAATAATGCACCTTGAGGTAACACAACTGCCATCCTTCCATGTGGCTTTGCCATTGACTTGATCATGTGTTGTACCCAGGCAAAATCACCACTACTATCTGTAGGTAGACCTGCAAAAGCTCGTCCCCAGGGGTCAACCTCCCAAACTTCCCGTCCCCACTTTTCTAAAGAAAATGGCGGATTAGCAATTACCACATCAAATTCAGCTAAACTATGCGTATCTGGGTTGGTGAAGAAAGGTGTACGCAGTGTATCACCACGTTCAATGACAAAATCTTCCACTTCGTGAAGGAATAAATTCATGCGAGCAGTGGAAGCAGTTGTTAAATTCTTCTCTTGCCCATATAACTTGCCAAAGAATGTCCTTGCATCTCCACCTTTATTGCGTAAATGGGTGACAGCAGCAAGTAGCATTCCTCCTGTACCACAAGCTGGATCGTAAACTGTTTCCCCTTCTTGGGGATCTAACATATCTACCATCAGATGTACTACACTACGTGGGGTGTAAAATTCCCCAGCTTTATTCTTGGTAGTATCAGCAAACTTCTTGATCAAGTATTCATAGGCATCGCCCATGACATGGCTGTGGACACGCTTGTTGCTAAGGTTAAGAGCAGAGAAGTGTTCAATAAGGTCTTTTAGCAGTTGATCAGACAGCTTTTCCTTGTTTGTCCACTGAGCATCCCCAAATACACCGTATAGATGTTTCTGGTTGGCAACTTCAATATTACGTAGGGCATTTTGTAGAACAGTACCCACATTACTAGATGCCTCACGCACGTCTTGCCAGTGGCTACCTTCAGGAATTTGAAAGCGATGTTCGTCGGGAAAGTGTTCTCCGTATTCTTCAATCATTGTTTGACGTTCTTCGTCCCAGACATCGCAAATGCGCTTGAAGAACAGCAATGGCAGAATGTAACTCTTCCA contains the following coding sequences:
- a CDS encoding type I restriction-modification system subunit M — its product is MARVYADKTKSRKLLPILVQSNMIQGTLFETSITLPELSSHLWEAANILRGSPVDRTDWKSYILPLLFFKRICDVWDEERQTMIEEYGEHFPDEHRFQIPEGSHWQDVREASSNVGTVLQNALRNIEVANQKHLYGVFGDAQWTNKEKLSDQLLKDLIEHFSALNLSNKRVHSHVMGDAYEYLIKKFADTTKNKAGEFYTPRSVVHLMVDMLDPQEGETVYDPACGTGGMLLAAVTHLRNKGGDARTFFGKLYGQEKNLTTASTARMNLFLHEVEDFVIERGDTLRTPFFTNPDTHSLAEFDVVIANPPFSLEKWGREVWEVDPWGRAFAGLPTDSSGDFAWVQHMIKSMAKPHGRMAVVLPQGALFRGGVEGQIRRTLLEMDMIEAVIGLAPNLFYGTGLAACILVLRQHKAKARAGKVLIIDASTLFRKGRAQNFLESEHTSEILRWYQEFTDVEDRARVVSLEEIEKEGWTLNISRYVLPPIGADIPPLEDAIASFKDALVQCREAEERLHQVMLEGGWLE